The genomic interval GACACTCATCAATTCCCTCCGTCCACTTCGAATATCAGCTTCATACCCGTCTCCAGGTGCTCGGCAATGTGACAGTGCACCATCCACCGCCCCGGGTTCGACAGCTCGAGCAGGATGTCTACCGTCTCCCCAACCGCCACGAGCACCGTATC from Vicinamibacteria bacterium carries:
- a CDS encoding multicopper oxidase domain-containing protein, with translation MLVAVGETVDILLELSNPGRWMVHCHIAEHLETGMKLIFEVDGGN